acctccttgggtCAAGTgactcttcttcctcagcctcccaagtagctgggactacaggtacctgtagcaccacacccagctattaaaaacatttttttccagctgggtgaggtggctcacgcctgtaatcccagcactttgggaggccaaggcgggtggatcacgaggtcaagagatcgagatcatcctggccaacatagtgaaaccccgtctctactaaaaatataaaaattagctggatgtggtggtgcacacctgtagtcccagctacttgggaggctgaggcaggagaattgcttgaacctgggaggcggaggttgcggtgagccgagattgcgccactgcacgccagcctggtgacagagcaagactccgtctcaaaacaaaacaaaaaaccaacatttTTTCCCCAGGCTcagtgatggctcatgcctgtaatcccagaactttgggaggtagagattggtggattgcttgagcctaggagtttgaggccaacctgggcaaaaaatacaaaaaattacaaaaacacaaaaattagccaggcatggtggcacacacctgtggtcccagctactcaggaggcagaggtgggaggatcgcctgaaccctGGAGACCAAGTGGCAGTAAgccgcgattgtgccactgcactccatacagagtcagaccctgtctcaaaaaaaaaaaaattttctttttttttttggtagagcctccctatgttgcccaggctgggctcaagtgatcttcctgccttagcctcccaaagttctgaaattacagctgtgagccactgtgcctagctacaatgaataattttaaaagcgtATTCCAAGTAGTACATgtgacatccttttttttttttttttttttgagggcgacagagtctctctctgtcatccagcctggagggcagtgagtggcacaatctccccggctcaagcgatcctcctgcctcatccttccgagtagctgggactacaggcaagaaccaccaagcctggttaatttttttttttttttttttttttgagacagagtttcactcttgttgcccaggctggagtgcaatagcgcaatctcggctcactaaaacatctgcctcctgggttcaagtcattcgcctgcctcagcctcccaagtagctggaattataggcatgcgccaccgtgcctggataattttgtatttttagtagagacagggtttctccatgttggccaggctggtctcgaactcctgacctcaggtgacccacccacctcggcctcccaaagtgctgggattacaggcgtgagccaccgcgcctggctaattttgtaatttttgtagagatggggtttcaccacattggccgggctggtctcaaactcctgacctcaagtgatctgcctgcctcagcctcccaatgttctgggattataggcatgagctaccacacctggccaggacatagttttgtttttttggtttttgtttgtttgtttgttttgtttttttttattttgagatgaagtctcactcttgttgccctggctggagagcaatggctcaatctcggctcactaaaacatccacctcctgagttcaagcgattctcctgtgtcagcctcccagataactgggattacaggcatataccaccatgcctggctaatttttttgtatttttagtagagacagggtttcaccatgttggccaggctggtcttgagctcctgacctcaaacgatccacctgcctaggcctcccaagtgctgggattacaggcatgagccactacatccagcctAATCTCATTAGGTTTTTACAGTGGGGTAGGGGTTatggttcccattttacagaactGGCAGTGGAGGGTCAGAGAAAGGAATGAGGTGAATTTCCTGAGGTCACAGGGCTAGGAAGGGACCCCAGCTCTGCCTGCTTCCGGGTCCATTCTCTTCCCTCAGTGGGAAGGAATTTTGATGTTGGGGTGGGTGGCAGTCCCCGAGACAGTGTCTCCCCTTCCCTACTTTCCTGCAGGGCGTGGACGAGTGGATGTGGCCAGCCTGGCTGTGGGGCTGACAGGTGGCATCCTGCTCATTGTCCTGGCCGGCCTGGGAGCCTTTTGGTATCTGCGCTGGCGACAGCACCGAGGCCAGCAGCCCTGTCCCCAAGAGTAAGGGGGCTTCAGCGAGGAGGGGGTGGTGGTGgagagcaggggagggaggaagcatTGACCTAAAGGGATGTGCTAAGGATTGGGGGCAGGCAGGCACTGATGAAAGACCTAAGGACACAGTCATTTGGAGAGTGAGTCTGTGAGCTGGCTTGTGTCTGGTTTTGGCGACTGTCGCTCTGTCTGGATCCTCAGTACCTGGCCCGCAGTAGGAGCTCTGACCACTTTTGCTGCCAGCCTGTCTTTGCGGTACTGAGATTACCAGTATCCGTGGAATTACGACTCTGGATATTGTATCTGGTGAGGCTGCGACGGTGCAGCCTGTGGTGTCTTGGTGTCTGTGGTATGTCAGTTTCAGTGGTAACAGGTGCAGCACCTGAGTGGGTGTGGGAAATTGGTGAGGAGTGCGTCTGTGTTGTGTTCCTGTCTATATGGATGGGCTGAGTTCTGTCTGTTTGGTGTGTGTTGGCCTGCCTCTCTACagggctgtctttttttttttttttttttttgagatggagtttcactctcattgcccaggctggagtgcaatggcatgatcttggctcactgcaacctctgcctcccgggttcaagtgattctcctgcctcagcctccagtgtagctgggattataggcgcactccactacgcccagctaattttgtatttttagtagagatgggtttctctatgttggtcaggctggtttcgaactcctgacctcaggtgatctgcccgccttggcctcccaaagtgctgggattacaggtgtgagccaccacgcctggcccttttttttttttttttttttaaaaaaagacaaagtctcactctgttgcccatgttggagtgcagtggccggttcacagttcactgcagcctcaatttcctgggctcaagaaatcctcccacctcagcctcctgaggaactagagctacaggtgtgcgccatgcACCCGGCAGGGCTGTCTTTTTCTCTATTGCTCTGCCTGTATCTGGTGCACATGAGTGTGTCTGAATAAGAGTGTGTCTCTGTGGTTGCTGATTTCTGTGTCTACCTGTCTGTGTGCAGCTGCCTGTCATTTGAGGCGCTTTTCTGTGTGTAAGGCTAGGCTGAAGGTGACCCTCCTTTTCTGAAGTCCACCTCCCTTCCAGCTCTGTCCCAGTGTCACCCTGAGTCTCCGTCTCCTAgatcccctctcttcctccctagTCTAGGTATCCTGTAAGTTGCCTCTGCTAACTGTACCTTTGCTGTCCCCAGGGCCGGGCTCATTAGCCCTCTGAGTCCTTTGAACCCTCTGGGCCCACCGACGCCCctgcctccacccccacccccacccccaggcctcccCACCTATGAGCAGGCGCTGGCAGCCTCTGGGGTACACGACGCACCTCCACCCCCCTACACCAGGTATGGGGCGTGGCTTCTGCCC
The DNA window shown above is from Homo sapiens chromosome 19, GRCh38.p14 Primary Assembly and carries:
- the PRRG2 gene encoding transmembrane gamma-carboxyglutamic acid protein 2 isoform X2 is translated as MSLGPEVFLGPPEAQSFLSSHTRIPRANHWDLELLTPGNLERECLEERCSWEEAREYFEDNTLTERFWESYIYNGKGGRGRVDVASLAVGLTGGILLIVLAGLGAFWYLRWRQHRGQQPCPQEAGLISPLSPLNPLGPPTPLPPPPPPPPGLPTYEQALAASGVHDAPPPPYTSLRRPH